The following proteins are co-located in the Euwallacea fornicatus isolate EFF26 chromosome 16, ASM4011564v1, whole genome shotgun sequence genome:
- the LOC136343991 gene encoding cuticle protein 19-like, whose product MNSFTILVFFAVVFTAALAHHHHHFVPHYHYKYGVHDPHTHDHKEQDEKRHHDHVEGHYWLDSPDHTKRHVDYHSDKHEGFRAHVRREGHAKHPHGAESWVKDPHWGHGSGK is encoded by the exons ATGAACAGCTTCACG ATTCTCGTTTTCTTCGCCGTGGTCTTCACCGCTGCTTTGGCTCACCATCATCACCAC TTCGTCCCTCATTACCACTACAAATACGGTGTTCACGACCCTCACACCCATGATCACAAGGAACAAGATGAGAAGCGCCACCATGATCATGTTGAAGGTCACTACTGGCTGGACTCTCCCGATCATACTAAGAGGCACGTGGACTACCATTCGGATAAGCATGAGGGCTTCCGCGCCCATGTCAGACGCGAAGGGCACGCCAAACATCCTCATGGTGCCGAGAGTTGGGTGAAAGACCCTCATTGGGGACATGGTTCTGGGAAATAA
- the LOC136343988 gene encoding adult-specific cuticular protein ACP-20-like: protein MSPLQAFLFVFVATNAVLAQYFHSSHDQGHQADYHTVPHYQFEYGVNDPYSDDMKSQQEYREHDHVRGGYSLKEPDGTRRIVEYVAGPHSGFHAVVRRVGHAQHPAVYGKHGHYQGGIGGTSYAGVTHWGHGSGR, encoded by the exons ATGAGCCCTTTGCAa GCCTTCCTGTTTGTCTTCGTCGCAACCAACGCAGTACTGGCCCAGTACTTCCATTCGAGTCACGATCAAGGCCATCAGGCAGATTACCAT ACGGTTCCTCATTACCAATTCGAATATGGCGTCAACGACCCCTATAGCGATGACATGAAGTCCCAACAAGAATATCGGGAGCACGACCATGTACGAGGAGGTTATTCCCTGAAGGAACCTGATGGTACTCGAAGGATTGTAGAGTACGTCGCAGGGCCGCATTCGGGATTCCACGCTGTTGTCAGAAGAGTGGGCCACGCCCAGCATCCTGCGGTATATGGTAAACACGGACATTATCAAGGAGGAATTGGGGGGACTAGTTATGCGGGGGTCACGCATTGGGGGCACGGATCCGGACGATAA
- the LOC136343993 gene encoding cuticle protein 19-like, protein MKTFLFFVCVAVTIAATLARPDDHHHHHHHHHHPHYHYEYGVHAPHTHDHKEQDEKRHHHHVEGHYFLDEPDGTHRHVDYHSDKHHGFDAHVRREGHAKHPHGAESWVKDPHWGHGSGR, encoded by the exons ATGAAAACCTTTCTG tttttcgTATGCGTGGCTGTCACCATAGCGGCGACCCTAGCCCGCCCAGACGatcaccaccaccaccaccatcaCCATCACCATCCGCATTACCACTACGAATACGGGGTACACGCTCCCCATACCCACGATCATAAAGAACAAGACGAGAAACGCCACCATCATCATGTTGAAGGACACTACTTCCTGGATGAGCCTGATGGTACGCACAGGCACGTAGACTACCATTCCGACAAGCACCACGGGTTCGATGCTCATGTGAGACGTGAAGGACACGCCAAGCACCCACATGGTGCGGAAAGTTGGGTGAAGGATCCCCATTGGGGACATGGTTCCGGCAGATAA
- the LOC136343990 gene encoding cuticle protein 19-like, with product MNSFMVLAFFAVALSAALAHHHHEHHFVPHYHYKYGVHDPHTHDHKEQDEKREHDHVEGHYWLDSPDGTKRHVDYHSDKHEGFRAHVRREGHAKHPHGGESWVKDPHWGHGSGK from the exons ATGAATAGCTTCATG GTACTCGCCTTCTTCGCTGTAGCCCTAAGTGCTGCCCTGGCCCATCACCACCACGAACATCAC TTCGTTCCTCATTACCACTACAAATATGGAGTTCACGACCCCCACACCCATGACCATAAGGAACAGGACGAGAAGCGCGAGCATGACCATGTCGAAGGTCACTATTGGCTTGACTCACCTGATGGTACCAAGAGACACGTGGACTATCATTCTGACAAACACGAAGGCTTCCGTGCTCATGTGAGACGTGAAGGACATGCCAAACATCCACATGGTGGTGAAAGTTGGGTTAAAGACCCCCACTGGGGTCACGGCTCTGGAAAATAA
- the LOC136344115 gene encoding protein atonal-like, whose protein sequence is MENPEHYSACLYFPAAAPEILPQDCWSSSPAPSYDSLSDEGFPQVSSPGRSGVRGKVSPQVQRRRRLAANARERRRMQNLNQAFDRLRTFLPQLGQDRQLSKFETLQMAQTYISALYDLLDTPGSR, encoded by the coding sequence ATGGAAAACCCAGAACATTACTCCGCTTGCTTGTACTTTCCTGCAGCCGCTCCTGAAATCTTGCCTCAGGACTGTTGGAGTTCATCTCCCGCTCCAAGTTACGACAGCCTGAGTGACGAAGGTTTTCCGCAAGTTTCCAGCCCTGGCAGATCGGGAGTAAGAGGGAAAGTGTCTCCTCAGGTGCAGAGAAGGAGGCGATTGGCAGCCAATGCAAGAGAAAGAAGGAGGATGCAGAACCTCAATCAAGCATTCGATCGTTTGAGGACGTTTCTGCCGCAACTTGGGCAAGATAGACAACTCAGCAAATTCGAAACCCTTCAGATGGCACAGACTTACATTTCAGCCCTTTATGATCTTCTAGATACTCCTGGATCAAGATAA
- the LOC136343849 gene encoding uncharacterized protein: protein MSLHLITLLTFGALQAYASVLVPGYELGSLYSGYGGGYAQKYNNYKSYAFEYGVSDPHTGDHKNQWETKDKDGTVRGSYSLLEPDGSTRTVDYIADDHGFRAVVKKVGHHGVSVEVHGGAEHDTNQIAATVPAAPLPPQPIIEEPVSFKSYDGGYEHYSNLKPVVADVYTKPVEYIHAPKVDLLINVPEHQEQYLNSYPEHLPIYHKGVTLPEEYWSQEYLQPEYQAAQYVLPEYKAPLEVSGPLEVSGPLEVSAPLPVYKEYQPQIVSHAFGAPKAFSYVQDQRYNTPKGSAVLDHSGYYSGWQSRPLQYNLKVAY, encoded by the exons ATGTCGTTGCATTTG ATCACTTTGCTCACCTTTGGAGCCCTTCAAGCCTACGCTTCTGTCCTGGTTCCAGGCTATGAACTCGGTTCCCTGTACTCGGGCTATGGAGGCGGATATGCCCAAAAATATAACAACTAT AAATCCTATGCCTTTGAATACGGAGTATCAGATCCACACACCGGGGACCATAAAAACCAATGGGAAACCAAGGACAAAGATGGTACCGTAAGAGGCAGCTACAGTCTTTTGGAACCCGATGGTTCTACCAGGACTGTAGACTACATTGCTGATGATCATGGCTTCAGAGCTGTTGTAAAGAAAGTTGGACATCACGGAGTGAGCGTGGAGGTTCATGGCGGAGCCGAACATGATACGAATCag ATCGCAGCGACGGTCCCAGCAGCTCCTTTACCCCCTCAACCAATAATCGAGGAACCAGTGTCGTTCAAAAGTTACGACGGAGGTTATGAACATTATTCCAACCTCAAGCCTGTAGTTGCAGATGTCTACACTAAACCAGTAGAATATATCCACGCCCCTAAGGTCGATCTTCTGATCAACGTTCCAGAGCACCAAGAGCAATACCTCAACTCTTATCCAGAACACCTTCCGATTTACCATAAAGGAGTAACTTTGCCTGAAGAGTACTGGAGCCAGGAATATCTGCAACCTGAATACCAAGCTGCTCAATACGTTCTTCCAGAATATAAAGCACCTCTAGAGGTGTCCGGACCTCTAGAGGTATCCGGACCTCTAGAGGTGTCCGCACCTCTGCCAGTGTACAAAGAGTACCAACCTCAAATAGTAAGCCATGCATTTGGAGCCCCTAAGGCTTTCTCCTACGTTCAGGATCAGAGATACAATACCCCTAAAGGGAGTGCGGTTCTGGATCATTCCGGGTATTATTCTGGATGGCAGTCAAGGCCGCTTCAATATAACCTGAAAGTAGCTTATTAA
- the LOC136343989 gene encoding adult-specific cuticular protein ACP-20-like, protein MNSFVLSFLVTAIIGALADPHHHHHHHHQVPHYHFKYGVHDPHTKDHKTHEEYRDHDKVKGHYTVHEPDGTKRIVEYVADKHGGFRATVRREGHAHHPGHHHHGHGGHSWFGVMHWGHGSGNE, encoded by the exons ATGAACTCCTTT GTACTATCTTTCCTTGTTACAGCAATTATTGGAGCTCTAGCTGATCCCCACCATCATCACCATCACCACCACCAA GTACCTCACTACCACTTCAAATATGGAGTGCACGATCCTCATACCAAGGACCACAAGACCCATGAAGAATATCGTGATCATGATAAGGTTAAAGGTCACTACACAGTTCACGAACCCGACGGAACCAAACGGATAGTGGAATATGTCGCTGATAAACATGGGGGATTCAGGGCCACAGTAAGGCGCGAAGGACATGCCCACCATCCTGGACACCACCATCATGGCCATGGAGGTCACAGCTGGTTCGGAGTTATGCATTGGGGACATGGATCTG GGAATGAGTGA
- the LOC136344112 gene encoding adult-specific cuticular protein ACP-20-like, whose amino-acid sequence MNTFTFLLYVSLAIATALAFPNHGHHGHHGHHGHHGHHGHHGHHGGDHFAEANYHFEYGVHDPHSKDHKSQEEHRKHDDVKGSYSLHEPDGTIRVVEYTSGKKDGFQAVVKREGHAKHPAVYGDKKHHGEGGTSYVGVTHWGHGSGR is encoded by the exons ATGAACACCTTTACT TTCCTGCTATATGTATCCCTTGCAATCGCTACTGCTCTGGCCTTCCCCAACCATGGGCACCACGGTCACCATGGCCACCACGGCCACCATGGGCACCACGGGCACCATGGACACCATGGCGGCGACCACTTC GCGGAAGCGAACTACCACTTCGAATACGGAGTTCATGACCCCCATAGTAAAGACCACAAATCCCAAGAAGAGCACCGCAAGCACGATGACGTCAAGGGTAGTTACTCCCTTCACGAACCCGATGGTACCATAAGGGTCGTAGAATACACCTCTGGTAAAAAAGACGGATTCCAGGCCGTGGTGAAACGTGAAGGGCACGCCAAGCACCCTGCTGTTTATGGAGACAAAAAACATCACGGCGAAGGAGGAACTAGCTATGTGGGAGTCACCCACTGGGGGCACGGGTCTGGGAGATAA